A genome region from Populus alba chromosome 5, ASM523922v2, whole genome shotgun sequence includes the following:
- the LOC118061697 gene encoding ARM REPEAT PROTEIN INTERACTING WITH ABF2, whose translation MDRPTRKSLKRKLEQDFEHENQSRHKIPATDGFETHQKLTSSIQSLVDILNSTFSSLEADRAAAKRATNALSQIAKNEEAVDTIVNCGAVPALVLHLQTPPPLRGENGPKLHEHEVEKGSAYALGLLAVKPEHQQLIVDAGALTHLVELLKRHKSADNSRAVNGVVKRAADAITNLAHENSGIKTRVRIEGAIPFLVELLEHADNKVQRAAAGALRTLAFKNDENKNLIVECNALPTLVIMLRSEDTAIHYEAVGVIGNLVHSSPHIKKAVLLAGALQPVIGLLSSSCSESQREAALLLGQFAAADSDCKVHIVQRGAVKPLIDMLESSDVQLKEMSAFALGRLAQETHNQAGIAHNGGIVPLLRLLDSKSGPLQHNAAFTLYGLVDNEDNVADLIKVGGFQKLQDGEFIVQQTKDCVAKTMKRLEEKIHGRVLNHLLYLMRVSERNVQRRIALALAHLCTPNDRKVIFLHKNGLDLLLGLLESGSLKQQREGSVALYKLATKATLVSPVDSAPLSPTPLVYLGEQYVNNPTLSDVTFLVEGKRFYAHRICLLASSDAFRAMFDGGYRERNAKDVEIPNIRWDVFELMMRFIYTGSVEVNINIAQDLLRAADQYLLDGLKRLCECTIAQDISVENVSLMYELSEGFNAMSLREACILFILEQFDKLCTKPWSSSLIQRIMPEIRNYFEKALSKPTN comes from the exons ATGGATCGCCCGACAAGGAAGAGCTTGAAGCGAAAATTAGAGCAGGATTTCGAACACGAAAATCAAAGCCGCCACAAGATTCCCGCCACCGACGGCTTTGAGACTCACCAAAAACTTACGTCCAGTATTCAATCGCTAGTTGATATCCTCAATTCCACCTTCTCTTCTCTCGAAGCCGATCGCGCCGCCGCCAAGCGCGCCACTAACGCCCTCTCTCAAATTGCCAAGAACG AGGAAGCAGTGGATACGATAGTGAATTGTGGTGCGGTACCTGCGTTGGTGTTGCACCTTCAAACACCACCACCTCTGAGAGGAGAAAATGGCCCAAAACTGCATGAACATGAAGTGGAGAAAGGAAGTGCTTACGCTCTTGGACTTCTTGCAGTAAAA CCAGAGCATCAACAACTAATAGTAGATGCTGGAGCTCTGACGCACCTCGTGGAATTGTTAAAGAGACATAAGAGTGCTGATAACTCACGAGCAGTCAATGGTGTTGTTAAGAGAGCAGCTGATGCAATCACTAACCTCGCCCATGAGAATAGTGGCATTAAAACACGTGTCAG GATTGAAGGTGCGATTCCCTTTCTTGTTGAATTGCTTGAGCATGCTGATAATAAGGTACAGAGAGCAGCTGCAGGTGCCTTGCGGACCCTTGCGTTTAAAAATGACGAGAACAAAAATCTG ATTGTAGAATGTAATGCCTTACCCACTCTTGTAATAATGCTTCGATCAGAGGATACTGCTATACATTACGAAGCG GTTGGTGTGATCGGAAACCTAGTTCACTCTTCCCCACACATAAAGAAAGCAGTTCTTCTTGCTGGTGCTTTACAACCTGTAATTGGATTGCTAAG TTCTTCCTGTTCAGAAAGCCAAAGAGAAGCAGCTTTGTTACTGGGTCAATTTGCAGCTGCTGATTCTGATTGCAAG GTGCACATTGTTCAGAGAGGAGCTGTGAAGCCATTGATTGATATGCTTGAGTCCTCAGATGTGCAGCTCAAAGAAATGTCAGCCTTTGCACTTGGGAGGTTGGCACAG GAAACGCACAACCAAGCAGGCATTGCCCATAACGGTGGTATCGTCCCATTACTTAGGCTCCTTGATTCGAAAAGTGGACCACTCCAACATAATGCTGCATTTACCCTATATGGTCTTGTTGATAATGAG GATAACGTTGCAGATCTTATCAAGGTCGGGGGTTTCCAGAAACTCCAAGATGGAGAATTCATTGTACAA CAAACAAAGGATTGTGTTGCGAAAACAATGAAAAGGCTAGAGGAGAAGATTCATGGACGA GTATTGAACCATCTCTTATATTTGATGCGGGTTTCAGAAAGGAATGTTCAGAGACGAATTGCTTTGGCTCTTGCTCATCTTTGTACTCCTAATGACCGAAAAgtaatttttcttcataaaaatg GGTTAGATTTGCTGTTGGGGCTTCTCGAGTCTGGAAGCTTGAAGCAGCAACGTGAGGGCTCAGTGGCCTTGTACAAGTTGGCTACCAAAGCCACACTAGTCTCTCCTGTGGATTCAGCTCCTCTGTCTCCTACCCCACTG GTGTATTTGGGTGAGCAATACGTTAACAATCCTACATTGTCTGATGTTACATTCTTAGTTGAAG GCAAACGGTTCTATGCTCATCGAATTTGTCTGCTTGCTTCTTCGGATGCTTTCCGTGCGATGTTTGACGGGGGTTATAGA GAAAGGAATGCTAAAGATGTGGAGATCCCAAATATTAGATGGGATGTTTTTGAATTGATGATGAG GTTCATATATACAGGATCAGTGGAAGTCAATATAAATATTGCTCAGGATCTGCTTAGAGCTGCTGACCAGTATCTTTTGGATGGCCTAAAGCGTCTCTGTGAATGTACCATTGCACAG GATATTTCTGTGGAAAACGTTTCTCTCATGTACGAGTTGTCCGAGGGCTTCAATGCTATGTCATTAAGGGAAGCATGCATTCTGTTCATACTGGAACAATTCGACAAGTTATGTACCAAGCCATG GTCATCTAGTTTGATCCAACGCATTATGCCTGAGATACGCAATTACTTTGAGAAAGCACTAAGCAAGCCTACCAACTAA
- the LOC118061699 gene encoding cyclin-P3-1, with translation METLSPDSGSMDSDIYRTLGLEELRKGVFRSPRVLMLLSSLLDRSVQKNEMLLETTQIKDVVTIFHGLRPPTVSIRNYVDRIFKYSACSPSCFVVAHIYMDRFLQQTDIHLTALNVHRLLITSVMIAAKFVDDAFFNNAYYAKVGGVSTEELNRLEVKFLFGIDFRLQVNVNTFGKHCYELEKESAGGLQIERPIQACRIKENWSSKDDSTACSSTIAR, from the exons ATGGAAACTCTTTCACCTGATAGTGGAAGCATGGACTCGGATATCTACCGAACCTTGGGACTTGAGGAATTAAGAAAAGGAGTTTTCAGGTCTCCTAGGGTTTTAAtgcttctttcttctcttcttgatAGATCTgttcaaaaaaatgaaatgctACTGGAGACAACGCAGATCAAAGATGTTGTTACCATATTTCATGGCTTAAGACCACCTACTGTAAGTATCCGGAACTATGTTGATCGAATCTTCAAGTACTCTGCCTGCAGCCCGTCTTGCTTTGTTGTTGCACACATTTATATGGATAGATTTCTCCAGCAAACAGATATTCATTTAACTGCCCTTAATGTTCACCGTCTCCTGATTACAAGTGTAATGATAGCAGCAAAGTTTGTAGATGATGC ATTCTTTAACAATGCCTACTATGCCAAAGTTGGAGGAGTAAGCACAGAAGAATTGAACAGGTTGGAGGTGAAGTTTTTGTTTGGTATAGATTTCAGACTTCAAGTAAATGTCAACACATTTGGAAAACACTGTTATGAGCTGGAAAAAGAATCTGCCGGTGGGCTTCAGATTGAACGCCCAATCCAAGCATGtagaattaaagaaaattggTCAAGCAAAGATGATTCAACTGCTTGTTCTTCCACGATTGCAAGATGA
- the LOC118061698 gene encoding DAR GTPase 3, chloroplastic: MGVEVLGLWLPNPAVRFIRPPFLHLSPPTRASLVTPASLSSPPPTIQIVGGKSTPSWQGSGNDVCGGGGEETDWYDFETDLYHWTKPLRPVQWYPGHIAKTEKELKEQLKLMDVVIEVRDARIPLSTTHPQMDVWLGNRKRILVLNREDMISKADRNAWATYFARQGIKVVFSNGQLGMGTMKLSRFAKSLAASVNVKRREKGLLPRPVRAGIVGYPNVGKSSLINRLLKRRMCPAAPRPGVTRELRWVRFGNDLELLDSPGIIPMRISDQSAAIKLAICDDIGERSYDVTDVAAILVQILTKLPTVGAKALNNRYKMDADDFCGKIFVQKLSVHLFNGDTHQAAFRILSDFRKGKFGWAALERPPR; encoded by the exons ATGGGTGTAGAGGTCCTGGGACTATGGTTACCTAATCCAGCAGTCCGGTTCATCAGGCCGCCATTTCTTCACTTATCACCTCCAACTAGAGCATCACTTGTTACACcagcttctctctcttctccacCCCCCACCATCCAG ATTGTTGGTGGAAAAAGTACTCCAAGTTGGCAAGGAAGTGGAAATGATgtttgtggaggaggaggagaagagacCGACTGGTACGATTTTGAAACTGATCTTTATCATTGGACCAAACCACTGCGTCCTGTTCAg TGGTATCCAGGTCATATTGCGAAAACGGAAAAGGAACTTAAAGAGCAACTCAAGTTGATGGATGTTGTCATTGAAGTTCGAGATGCCAGAATTCCCTTGTCTACTACCCATCCACAG ATGGACGTGTGGCTTGGAAATAGGAAAAGGATTTTGGTCTTGAATAGAGAAGATATGATATCTAAGGCAGACCGGAATGCCTGGGCTACTTATTTTGCAAGACAAGGAATAAAAGTAGTCTTTTCCAATGGCCAACTTGGAATG GGTACTATGAAGCTGAGCAGGTTTGCAAAGTCATTAGCAGCAAGTGTAAATGTCAAACGCAGAGAAAAAGGACTCCTTCCTCGTCCC GTTCGAGCTGGAATAGTTGGGTACCCAAATGTTGGGAAGTCATCCTTGATCAACCGTTTACTGAAGCGTCGAATGTGTCCAGCAGCTCCCAGACCTGGAGTTACAAGAGAGTTAAG ATGGGTTCGATTCGGAAATGACCTTGAGCTGCTAGACTCTCCTGGAATAATCCCAATGCGGATCAGTGACCAATCAGCTGCTATAAAGCTTGCTATTTGTGATGATATTGGAGAGAGATCCTATGATGTCACTGATGTTGCTGCAATTCTTGTCCAAATTCTGACAAAGCTCCCAACAGTGG GTGCAAAAGCTCTTAATAACCGCTACAAGATGGATGCTGATGACTTCTGTGGTAAAAT ATTTGTCCAGAAGCTTTCAGTTCACTTGTTCAATGGGGACACCCATCAAGCAGCTTTTCGCATCTTGTCTGATTTTCGAAAAGGGAAGTTTGGTTGGGCGGCACTGGAGAGGCCTCCCaggtga